In Acidobacteriota bacterium, one genomic interval encodes:
- a CDS encoding TonB-dependent receptor, whose product MRKLDPNFAWLAAVLAATLLAPPLGAQDEEEEAPADEVSEVIVVTAQKREQELQEVPISVQAFTGEALQEANMRDLNEVITLVPGASEELSNNVGLRRYQIRGIGQALGDPTVGYYFDDAAFFVFGQNFAPMGRSFDLERIEVLRGPQSTLYGNGSMGGTVRLITRSPDYGGFGASLRGGYSSTDGGGNGNYIDAAVNVPMGSKTGLRLVASTEDTAGYQLLATTGDDQFGAGDVTNYRAIFDTTPNDRFNLRLMVAGNEADQEGGTLLSALDPPTTTSASAGDYTLGEYELATGSFTISFGGASLTSTTTQIDATDEVQVGLPFPLSPSGFLDIFAQTSGDALNHETRLVSQNDSPFQWLVGVYYSETDALVLSSIEPPVFPDSTADRGSESLSLFAEVSYAFLDDRLVALAGLRSFEDERSVYSSSFSTQLEPATFDSVNPRFNLALDASEQANYYLNIAKGFRSGSFNSPDTCALHELGGLPCSVAVDSDELWSYELGAKYTLSGGRLLIDVAPYFQDWRDTRQAVPVFGLFLDYQIGDSELYGVDLALDYRPASVSGLSFQFSTNWNQSEFTNINPTFAAATGARNGDRLPFVPSWTGTLSASYAWALGDTWAGQAFLGLSHIDDQLGQFGPGASADTRDLMRARFGFSNERFGIHLFGNNLLGEDGAIYANSGRGPTIYTQDHPRQIGVELSLDF is encoded by the coding sequence ATGCGCAAGCTCGATCCCAACTTCGCCTGGCTCGCCGCCGTTCTCGCCGCCACCCTGTTGGCGCCTCCGTTGGGCGCACAGGACGAGGAGGAAGAGGCCCCCGCGGATGAGGTGAGCGAAGTCATCGTGGTCACCGCGCAGAAGCGCGAGCAGGAACTGCAGGAGGTTCCGATCTCCGTGCAGGCCTTCACCGGCGAGGCTCTCCAGGAGGCCAACATGCGGGATCTGAACGAGGTCATCACCCTTGTTCCGGGAGCCTCCGAAGAACTCTCCAACAACGTCGGCCTGCGCCGCTACCAGATCCGCGGAATCGGGCAGGCCCTGGGCGATCCGACCGTCGGCTACTACTTCGACGATGCCGCCTTCTTCGTCTTCGGGCAGAACTTCGCTCCGATGGGCCGTTCGTTCGACCTGGAGCGAATCGAGGTCCTGCGTGGTCCGCAGAGCACGCTCTACGGCAACGGCTCGATGGGCGGCACGGTGCGCCTGATCACGCGTTCACCGGACTACGGCGGCTTCGGGGCCAGCCTGCGCGGCGGCTACTCCAGCACCGACGGCGGCGGCAACGGCAACTACATCGATGCCGCGGTCAACGTCCCCATGGGCAGCAAGACGGGCCTGCGGCTGGTCGCCAGTACCGAAGACACCGCGGGCTACCAGTTGCTGGCGACAACCGGCGACGACCAGTTCGGCGCGGGCGACGTGACCAACTACCGCGCCATCTTCGACACCACGCCGAACGACCGGTTCAACCTGCGGCTGATGGTCGCGGGCAACGAAGCCGATCAGGAGGGCGGCACCCTGCTCTCGGCCCTCGATCCCCCGACGACGACCTCCGCGTCCGCCGGCGACTACACGCTCGGCGAGTACGAACTCGCCACCGGGAGCTTCACGATCAGCTTCGGCGGCGCCTCGCTCACCAGCACCACGACGCAGATCGACGCGACCGACGAAGTGCAGGTCGGCCTGCCGTTCCCGTTGTCGCCGAGCGGATTCCTCGACATCTTCGCTCAGACCTCAGGGGACGCCCTGAACCACGAAACCCGGCTCGTCTCGCAGAACGACTCTCCGTTCCAGTGGCTGGTCGGCGTCTACTACTCTGAGACGGACGCCCTTGTCCTCTCGTCGATTGAGCCGCCGGTGTTCCCGGACAGCACGGCTGACCGCGGTTCGGAGTCCCTGTCCCTCTTCGCTGAAGTCTCGTACGCCTTCCTGGACGACCGGCTCGTGGCGCTGGCGGGGCTCCGTTCCTTCGAGGACGAGCGGTCCGTGTACAGCAGCTCGTTCAGCACACAGTTGGAACCGGCGACCTTCGACAGCGTCAACCCGCGCTTCAACCTCGCCCTTGACGCCAGCGAGCAGGCGAACTACTACCTGAACATCGCCAAGGGCTTCCGTAGCGGCAGCTTCAACAGTCCCGACACCTGCGCGCTGCACGAGTTGGGCGGGCTGCCGTGTTCAGTGGCAGTCGACTCCGACGAACTGTGGAGCTACGAGCTGGGGGCCAAGTACACCCTCAGCGGAGGGCGCCTCCTGATCGACGTCGCTCCCTACTTCCAGGACTGGAGGGACACCCGCCAGGCCGTGCCCGTCTTCGGACTCTTCCTCGACTACCAGATCGGCGACTCCGAGCTCTACGGCGTCGATCTGGCACTCGACTACCGTCCGGCCAGCGTTTCGGGGCTGTCCTTCCAGTTCTCCACCAACTGGAACCAGTCCGAGTTCACGAACATCAATCCGACGTTCGCGGCCGCCACAGGGGCGCGCAACGGCGACCGTCTGCCGTTCGTGCCCTCGTGGACCGGAACCCTGTCGGCGAGCTACGCCTGGGCGCTCGGCGACACCTGGGCCGGACAGGCATTCCTCGGGCTGAGCCACATCGACGACCAGTTGGGCCAGTTCGGGCCGGGAGCTTCGGCCGACACACGCGATCTGATGCGCGCGCGGTTCGGCTTCAGCAACGAGAGGTTCGGGATCCACCTGTTCGGCAACAACCTGCTGGGCGAAGACGGCGCGATCTACGCGAACTCCGGAAGGGGCCCCACCATCTACACCCAGGACCATCCGCGGCAGATCGGTGTCGAGCTTTCGCTCGACTTCTGA
- a CDS encoding cytochrome P450, with protein sequence MAAVAASLRLEDLAVDPYPHLAELRSRGDAVWAPNLGMWVVAGYDDTVSVLRDPERFTNDSQKSLIQATFGRQMLSVEGEEQKRHKQACLAPFTGKASREVWQPRVDRLCGELLEARERTAAGGAAEVDLMADYAAPIALETMGIVVGLPSRDLPRVRAWYEVFARSLANFEGDAELHRAGQEAAAAMREYLAEKLDGQQAAGGAGSGTLMEVLSGPGGALARSEALANLLIVLFGGIETTESMIGNALHYLLSEPGLLAAVLDSRNEGEAAFLAAVEDVMEESLRYDPAVQTLTRHTTAVVSIGGTKIAAGETVQCMVGGANRDPAVFEDPDRFKPGRANVRKHLAFGLGNHFCLGAQLARAETRSALRALLERWPGVELDRASSLPPYGHEFRKPGRLVVRRRNS encoded by the coding sequence ATGGCGGCCGTCGCCGCCTCGCTCCGTCTCGAGGACCTGGCGGTCGATCCCTATCCGCACCTGGCGGAGCTGCGGTCCCGGGGCGACGCGGTGTGGGCGCCGAACCTGGGCATGTGGGTGGTCGCCGGCTACGACGACACGGTGTCCGTGCTGCGCGATCCGGAACGGTTCACCAACGACTCGCAGAAGTCCCTCATCCAGGCCACCTTCGGCCGCCAGATGCTGTCGGTCGAGGGCGAGGAACAGAAGCGCCACAAGCAGGCGTGCCTCGCTCCCTTCACCGGCAAGGCGTCGCGGGAGGTCTGGCAGCCGCGGGTCGACCGGCTCTGCGGGGAACTCCTCGAGGCCCGCGAGAGAACGGCCGCCGGCGGGGCGGCCGAGGTCGACCTGATGGCGGACTATGCCGCGCCGATCGCCCTTGAGACGATGGGAATCGTCGTCGGTTTGCCGTCCAGGGACCTGCCGCGGGTGCGCGCCTGGTACGAGGTGTTCGCCCGGTCGCTGGCGAACTTCGAGGGAGACGCGGAGCTACATCGCGCGGGCCAGGAGGCCGCGGCCGCGATGCGCGAGTACCTGGCGGAGAAGCTGGACGGACAGCAGGCGGCCGGCGGGGCGGGAAGCGGAACGCTGATGGAGGTCCTCTCCGGCCCTGGCGGAGCGCTCGCCCGCTCCGAGGCGCTGGCGAACCTGCTGATCGTCCTGTTCGGCGGCATCGAAACGACGGAGTCGATGATCGGCAACGCACTCCACTACCTGCTGAGCGAACCCGGCCTCCTGGCCGCCGTGCTCGACTCCCGGAACGAAGGGGAAGCGGCCTTCCTGGCCGCGGTCGAAGACGTGATGGAGGAGTCGCTGCGCTACGACCCGGCGGTCCAGACACTCACGCGGCACACGACAGCGGTTGTGAGCATCGGCGGCACGAAGATCGCGGCCGGCGAGACCGTGCAGTGCATGGTCGGCGGCGCCAACCGGGACCCGGCGGTGTTCGAAGACCCCGATCGCTTCAAACCCGGCCGGGCCAACGTCCGCAAGCACCTGGCCTTCGGTCTCGGCAACCACTTCTGCCTGGGCGCGCAGCTCGCCCGCGCCGAGACGCGCTCCGCGCTGCGTGCCCTGCTGGAGCGCTGGCCCGGCGTCGAGCTCGATCGTGCCTCTTCGCTACCGCCCTACGGCCACGAGTTCCGCAAGCCCGGACGTCTCGTGGTGCGCCGGAGGAACTCTTAG
- a CDS encoding CopG family antitoxin, whose protein sequence is MTQRSTKLDSAALDPEEREILRAYEEGSLRRVSSSSRVADRLKSAARETLRKDKRINIRLPSHDLVEIKRLAAREGVPYQTLISSILHKYATGELG, encoded by the coding sequence ATGACCCAGCGTTCAACGAAGCTCGACTCAGCAGCACTCGACCCGGAGGAGCGCGAGATCCTGAGAGCCTACGAGGAGGGAAGTCTTCGAAGAGTCTCGAGTTCGTCTCGGGTTGCCGACCGGCTGAAATCCGCGGCCCGCGAGACACTCCGCAAGGACAAGCGCATCAACATCCGACTGCCGAGCCACGACCTGGTCGAAATCAAGCGGCTGGCGGCCCGTGAGGGCGTTCCATACCAGACTCTGATCTCGAGCATCCTTCACAAGTACGCCACCGGGGAGCTTGGGTAG
- a CDS encoding serine hydrolase, translated as MNRRSFLKAGAVAAAMPIVSRARSFGLVAAPPDVAVDPAILQQLVDDSARSLGIVGAQLAVFDGEAVHEVATGLAVRERDLAVTPDTLFQIGSTTKVFNAAVVMALVDEGTLDLDEPVGSYLDGAPVTSDQPPVDMTLRQLLSMSSGLDNGPYTDHGRGDDALGQYVAALAGIPGIFEPGTAYGYSNAGTCVAGLAAQRVMGKNWETLLAERILEPLGLEHSANFPEDLLYHPVALGYSQTPVNPEGRRVPFWGLPRSMAPAGATLCCSAGDLVRFAALFLRGGQSAEGRQVLSEEAVEAMQTPEIDMPARVIAQKWCPGPYWKRWGGEVIYGHSGTNTGGSSLLLWCPSKGVAAATISNVPSQGYPLADRVFDTLFPEVFGIDKPETPTPDSVTPVEVDLERYVGRFEAVGSRFSFIVDGDRLMARSLGAGVLESELIPLGNDRFLPRDPAMGGNRGWDVAFWGDDGNGRATHYLNGVFALRRSG; from the coding sequence ATGAACCGACGCTCTTTCCTGAAAGCCGGCGCGGTCGCCGCGGCAATGCCGATCGTCTCGCGGGCGCGGAGCTTCGGTCTGGTCGCGGCCCCACCGGATGTCGCGGTCGACCCGGCCATCCTCCAGCAGCTCGTCGACGATTCCGCTCGCAGCCTCGGCATCGTCGGCGCCCAGCTCGCGGTCTTCGACGGCGAGGCGGTCCACGAGGTTGCAACCGGCCTCGCGGTCCGTGAACGCGACCTGGCGGTCACGCCCGACACCCTGTTCCAGATCGGATCGACGACCAAGGTGTTCAACGCCGCCGTGGTCATGGCGCTGGTCGACGAGGGAACGCTCGACCTCGACGAACCCGTTGGGAGCTACCTCGACGGCGCGCCGGTGACGAGCGACCAGCCGCCGGTCGACATGACGCTGCGTCAACTGCTCTCGATGTCGTCGGGACTCGACAACGGGCCGTACACGGATCACGGTCGCGGCGACGACGCCCTCGGCCAGTACGTCGCCGCACTTGCCGGAATTCCCGGGATCTTCGAGCCGGGGACGGCCTACGGCTACTCGAACGCGGGCACCTGTGTCGCCGGGCTCGCGGCACAGCGGGTGATGGGCAAGAACTGGGAGACCCTGCTCGCCGAGCGGATCCTCGAGCCGCTCGGGCTCGAGCACTCCGCGAACTTCCCGGAGGACCTGCTCTACCACCCGGTGGCCCTCGGCTACTCGCAGACGCCGGTCAATCCCGAAGGCCGGCGGGTGCCGTTCTGGGGTCTGCCGCGCAGCATGGCGCCGGCGGGCGCGACCCTGTGCTGCAGCGCCGGCGACCTGGTGCGGTTCGCGGCCCTGTTCCTGCGCGGCGGCCAGTCGGCCGAGGGCCGGCAGGTGCTGTCGGAAGAGGCTGTCGAGGCGATGCAGACCCCGGAGATCGACATGCCGGCACGGGTCATCGCCCAGAAGTGGTGCCCCGGGCCCTACTGGAAGCGCTGGGGAGGCGAAGTGATCTACGGCCACAGCGGCACGAACACGGGCGGCTCGTCCCTGTTGCTTTGGTGTCCGAGCAAGGGTGTCGCCGCCGCGACGATCTCGAACGTGCCGAGCCAGGGTTATCCGCTCGCCGACCGCGTCTTCGACACCCTGTTCCCGGAGGTCTTCGGCATCGACAAGCCGGAAACCCCCACCCCGGACTCCGTGACGCCGGTGGAGGTCGATCTCGAGCGCTACGTCGGGCGGTTCGAGGCGGTGGGAAGTCGCTTCTCGTTCATCGTGGACGGTGATCGGCTCATGGCGCGGTCGCTGGGAGCCGGCGTACTCGAGTCGGAGCTGATTCCGCTCGGAAACGACCGGTTCCTGCCGCGCGACCCGGCGATGGGCGGCAACCGCGGCTGGGACGTGGCGTTCTGGGGAGACGACGGCAACGGTCGCGCGACGCACTACCTGAACGGCGTCTTCGCGCTGCGCCGCAGCGGCTGA
- a CDS encoding BrnT family toxin, giving the protein MARCLWDPAKNRRLIAERGVSFEEVATLIEAGALVDIFDHPDPKRRHQRIAVIEMGRYAYLVPYVETEGGDFFLKTIIPSRKATKKYLRKGGGK; this is encoded by the coding sequence ATGGCCCGTTGTCTCTGGGATCCCGCCAAGAACAGACGCCTGATCGCCGAGCGTGGGGTCAGCTTCGAGGAGGTTGCGACGCTGATCGAAGCAGGCGCGTTGGTTGACATCTTCGACCATCCGGATCCGAAGCGGCGCCATCAGCGGATCGCCGTGATCGAGATGGGCAGGTACGCGTACCTGGTTCCCTACGTCGAGACCGAGGGAGGCGACTTCTTCCTGAAGACGATCATCCCGAGCCGGAAAGCGACCAAGAAGTACCTAAGGAAGGGTGGGGGAAAATGA
- a CDS encoding HEAT repeat domain-containing protein has product MPRPSRARFCMTLLLPGMFLASCTPAPPTLGLGEDEVVVLTGGTDMVYLQRAGFLETILTDAFAGARPTFRDLSWEADTVFRQGSSLERWREDGFGDWDAQLERVGATVVIAQYGKAESMTGAEGLESFRSAYNALIDGFLEHADRVVLVSPTPFERPASEFLPDLSHHNRSLARYVRATRKIAAERGLLFVDLFSDARPGLTENGMHLKEESLRHVSETIAEKLGFEVPSWDRLATLHAAVAEKQRLWLDYWRPANWKLLFGDDSTRRFTQSSHGYLTFREEWQQLVGLIESAEERVWTVANGGADPGHRRPEPEELFGHPDADIEAELASFTVPDGMEVNLFASEADGLTNPIAIRWDTAGRAYVTVSTTYPHVFPGDVPNDRIIVLEDADFDGVAESSTVFAEGLNIPTAMELGDGGVYVGHHGELLFLKDTDGDGRADTRRVLLSGFGTGDSHQTISSFTWSPGGELYMGQGDGIESRVETPWGSADLYQSGFFRLRPRLLQMHPLLDDFMGPGNPWGVAFSEWGQIYSVDGAGGVTNLSLGQIPTTHRSRLGTIGAPGGYAGIAYLDGRHLPAEYRGQFAIGDYQANRVKRFSVATDGSGAALKWEEPLIHSSHRNFRPVDVKVGPDGAVYVVDWYNPIICHQDDEYRDPTRDKAHGRIWRITSSSVPLVKPPRLLDAPLQDVVAALEAPERWTRYQAKRELTRRDTETVATALGEWVASLNPEGDAYERHLFEAVGAYATIEVPAPEVLGRLLEAKEPGGRAFASRIVGRWHDRLEDPLALLARRVEDDDAQVRMEAVAAAAAIPQPESITVVARAVDRPMDDSMEYVFSQAIQHLKPHWEAAHERGDLEFAESAHLAEVLNRAGGRERLADLRRTALSYHLDEDTRLTAIENLLAVGGKEEIEEFVLMPDRYVSGGKYDAGAHAGILAAAARATRSGSLEPYDDPWGLAKMLGHPNLQLRANAAVLAGVWRAEDARENLLVMARDESLPEFVRTAAFGAIASLEAEGARELLAAHAGAPHAPTLRVSAIEALVGLDSRAAAKLAVRLFGEPGLDDTTATRALVAFLNHEGGVPALTGAIESAGLGRDAAKSLLRSFYASGRSDNVLLAALSTASGADALELDYDAGFVKSLAEVAAEQGDAARGAVLFVDLGCDSCHQVGDQGGAVGPDLSAVGTTLSAERIVEETLWPNRAIKEGFTALEITTSDSMIHQGYKRWTRDSEEAGDLVIQDLATGELVTIKAENIEDVRVTGSPMPTGLTSLLSQAQLLDLFKYVTTLGARS; this is encoded by the coding sequence ATGCCAAGACCCTCCCGCGCCCGGTTCTGCATGACCTTGCTCCTGCCGGGAATGTTCCTGGCGAGCTGCACGCCGGCACCGCCTACGTTGGGCTTGGGGGAGGACGAAGTGGTCGTGCTCACCGGTGGCACCGACATGGTGTATCTGCAGCGGGCGGGCTTTCTCGAGACGATCCTGACGGACGCGTTCGCCGGCGCTCGGCCCACCTTCCGCGATCTCTCCTGGGAGGCGGACACCGTCTTCCGGCAAGGCTCTTCGCTGGAACGCTGGCGCGAAGACGGCTTCGGCGATTGGGACGCTCAGCTCGAACGGGTCGGCGCGACGGTAGTGATCGCGCAGTACGGCAAAGCCGAATCGATGACGGGAGCCGAAGGGCTCGAGTCGTTCAGGTCGGCCTACAACGCGTTGATCGACGGATTCCTGGAGCATGCCGACCGGGTCGTGCTCGTGTCTCCCACGCCCTTCGAGAGGCCGGCGAGCGAGTTTCTACCTGACCTTTCGCATCACAATCGGTCCCTTGCGCGGTACGTCCGGGCAACGAGGAAGATCGCCGCGGAGCGAGGCCTCCTCTTCGTCGACCTCTTTTCGGATGCGAGGCCGGGCTTGACGGAAAACGGCATGCATCTCAAGGAGGAGTCGCTACGGCACGTATCCGAGACGATCGCGGAGAAGCTCGGCTTCGAGGTCCCGTCCTGGGACCGGCTGGCCACGCTTCATGCGGCAGTCGCCGAGAAGCAGCGCCTGTGGTTGGACTACTGGCGTCCCGCCAACTGGAAGCTGCTCTTCGGGGACGACTCGACCCGGCGTTTCACCCAGTCGAGCCACGGCTATCTCACCTTCCGTGAGGAGTGGCAGCAGCTCGTCGGCCTGATCGAGAGCGCGGAAGAGCGTGTCTGGACCGTGGCCAACGGCGGTGCGGACCCGGGGCATCGACGTCCCGAGCCGGAAGAGTTGTTCGGCCATCCGGACGCGGATATCGAGGCGGAGCTCGCTTCGTTCACCGTGCCGGACGGCATGGAGGTCAATCTCTTTGCGTCGGAGGCGGACGGTCTCACCAACCCGATTGCGATTCGCTGGGACACGGCCGGCCGCGCGTACGTGACGGTCTCGACGACGTATCCGCATGTCTTCCCGGGTGATGTCCCGAACGACCGGATCATCGTGCTGGAGGATGCAGACTTCGACGGCGTCGCGGAGAGTTCGACCGTCTTCGCGGAGGGGCTGAACATTCCGACGGCCATGGAACTCGGCGATGGAGGCGTCTACGTCGGCCACCATGGCGAGCTGCTGTTTCTGAAGGACACGGATGGCGATGGACGAGCCGATACCCGGCGCGTTCTCCTCAGTGGATTCGGAACGGGCGATAGCCACCAGACGATCAGTTCCTTCACCTGGAGTCCCGGCGGCGAGCTGTACATGGGGCAGGGCGACGGCATCGAATCGCGCGTCGAGACCCCGTGGGGGTCGGCCGACCTGTACCAGTCCGGGTTCTTCCGCCTGCGCCCGCGCCTGCTGCAGATGCATCCCCTGCTGGACGACTTCATGGGCCCCGGCAACCCCTGGGGCGTCGCGTTCAGTGAATGGGGCCAGATCTACAGCGTCGATGGCGCGGGCGGCGTGACGAATCTCTCGCTCGGCCAGATCCCGACGACTCACCGGAGCCGCCTCGGCACGATCGGGGCGCCCGGCGGATATGCCGGCATCGCGTATCTCGACGGTCGTCACCTGCCGGCGGAGTACAGGGGCCAGTTCGCGATCGGCGACTACCAGGCGAATCGCGTCAAGCGGTTCTCCGTCGCGACCGATGGATCGGGGGCGGCCCTGAAGTGGGAAGAGCCGCTCATCCACTCCAGCCACCGGAACTTCCGCCCGGTGGATGTGAAGGTCGGCCCCGACGGCGCGGTCTACGTCGTCGACTGGTACAACCCGATCATCTGCCACCAGGACGACGAGTATCGGGATCCGACGCGCGACAAGGCGCACGGCCGGATTTGGCGGATCACGTCTTCCTCGGTGCCCCTCGTGAAGCCTCCGAGACTCCTCGATGCGCCGCTTCAGGATGTGGTGGCGGCCCTCGAAGCTCCCGAGCGCTGGACGCGCTACCAGGCGAAGCGGGAGCTCACCCGCCGCGACACGGAGACGGTCGCCACCGCCCTTGGAGAGTGGGTCGCGAGCCTGAACCCGGAAGGCGATGCGTACGAGCGCCACCTCTTCGAAGCGGTAGGCGCCTACGCGACGATCGAGGTTCCGGCCCCGGAGGTCCTGGGGAGGTTGCTCGAAGCGAAGGAGCCCGGCGGACGCGCCTTCGCTTCGCGCATCGTGGGCCGATGGCACGACCGCCTCGAGGATCCGCTGGCGCTGCTCGCCAGGCGCGTGGAAGACGACGACGCGCAGGTACGGATGGAGGCCGTTGCCGCGGCTGCCGCGATCCCCCAGCCGGAGTCCATCACCGTGGTCGCGCGCGCGGTCGATCGCCCGATGGACGACTCGATGGAGTACGTCTTCTCGCAGGCGATTCAGCACCTCAAGCCGCACTGGGAGGCGGCGCACGAACGCGGAGACCTCGAGTTCGCCGAGTCGGCCCATCTCGCCGAAGTGCTCAACCGTGCCGGGGGAAGGGAGAGGCTCGCGGACCTGCGCAGGACCGCCCTGTCCTACCACCTCGACGAAGACACGCGTCTGACCGCGATCGAGAATCTCCTGGCGGTTGGCGGAAAGGAAGAGATCGAAGAGTTCGTGCTCATGCCGGATCGCTATGTGAGCGGCGGGAAGTACGACGCCGGCGCACATGCAGGGATCCTGGCCGCGGCCGCCAGGGCGACGCGCTCCGGAAGCCTCGAGCCGTACGACGATCCCTGGGGTCTGGCGAAGATGCTGGGGCACCCGAATCTCCAGCTTCGCGCCAACGCCGCCGTTCTCGCCGGGGTCTGGAGGGCCGAGGACGCGCGGGAGAATCTGCTCGTAATGGCCCGGGACGAGTCGTTGCCCGAGTTCGTGCGGACGGCCGCTTTCGGCGCCATCGCAAGTCTCGAGGCCGAGGGTGCGCGAGAGCTGCTCGCGGCCCATGCCGGTGCGCCGCACGCTCCCACGCTGCGCGTCTCAGCAATCGAGGCGCTCGTCGGCCTCGACTCCAGGGCGGCGGCGAAGCTGGCGGTCAGGCTGTTCGGGGAACCCGGCCTGGACGACACCACGGCCACCCGGGCGCTCGTCGCATTCCTCAACCACGAGGGAGGTGTGCCGGCTCTGACCGGGGCGATCGAGTCTGCCGGACTCGGCCGCGACGCCGCGAAGTCGCTGCTCCGTTCCTTCTACGCGAGCGGTCGTTCGGACAACGTCCTGCTGGCCGCGCTCAGTACGGCGAGTGGAGCGGATGCGCTTGAGCTGGACTACGACGCCGGCTTCGTGAAGAGCCTCGCCGAAGTCGCGGCGGAGCAGGGCGATGCCGCGCGGGGCGCGGTGCTCTTCGTCGACCTCGGCTGCGACTCCTGCCACCAGGTCGGCGACCAGGGAGGCGCGGTCGGGCCGGATCTCTCGGCGGTCGGCACGACGCTCTCCGCCGAACGGATCGTCGAAGAGACGTTATGGCCGAATCGCGCGATCAAGGAGGGATTCACCGCGCTGGAGATCACGACGTCCGATTCCATGATCCACCAGGGGTACAAGCGCTGGACGAGGGATAGCGAAGAGGCCGGCGATCTCGTGATCCAGGATCTCGCCACGGGGGAGCTGGTCACGATCAAGGCGGAGAACATCGAGGACGTCCGTGTGACGGGAAGTCCGATGCCCACGGGCCTGACGTCGTTGCTGTCACAGGCCCAGCTCCTGGACCTCTTCAAGTACGTCACGACCCTGGGCGCGAGGAGCTAG
- a CDS encoding sialidase family protein, producing the protein MPVFSLEHAQRLAAPVLLASCLLALGTTAAWAAGDETYQGDVEDVVTIDVLDPEGPYDKIWEPFVARWTDDHLIAAYGLQVRGKMDMGDIVCSLSHDGGRTWDERITVFDHRVRNGSVQYAYNNSVLFRPPNQDVVWLFVMRAPMHYRDSENADLVAAYTADGGYSWNHVELAMGYQGSLIIVAGIETVERDGVRHYLLPAHRNSRRHDPHGDRRQFVLESKSLLHWKLAGYVPYPDDDPVFLHEGKIAPIGDGVIEMVMRTATMDRERPLDPPLAYSTRSEDGGRTWSTAQPEPELPNHRAKSFFGRDSSGRHIYVYGDSAFRRGLYYKTRAPGGDWSPQRTFYDGGNLNSYPTLLEEPSADESGGWLAVWDSSDSPDRRRTAIRFGRLAVE; encoded by the coding sequence ATGCCCGTCTTTTCCCTCGAACACGCACAACGCCTTGCCGCGCCGGTTCTCCTCGCCTCGTGTCTTCTCGCGTTGGGCACCACCGCGGCGTGGGCCGCCGGTGACGAGACGTATCAGGGAGACGTGGAGGACGTCGTCACCATCGACGTGCTCGACCCTGAAGGTCCCTACGACAAGATCTGGGAGCCCTTCGTCGCGCGCTGGACCGACGATCACCTCATCGCCGCCTACGGCCTGCAGGTGCGCGGCAAGATGGACATGGGCGACATCGTCTGCTCGCTCAGCCACGACGGCGGCAGGACCTGGGACGAACGCATCACCGTCTTCGACCACCGCGTGCGCAACGGCAGCGTGCAGTACGCCTACAACAACTCCGTGCTGTTCAGGCCTCCCAACCAGGACGTCGTCTGGCTCTTCGTCATGCGCGCTCCGATGCACTACCGGGACAGCGAGAACGCCGACCTCGTGGCGGCATACACGGCCGACGGCGGCTACTCCTGGAACCACGTCGAGCTGGCGATGGGCTACCAGGGCTCGCTGATCATCGTCGCGGGCATCGAGACGGTAGAGCGCGACGGAGTCCGTCACTACCTGCTGCCCGCCCACCGCAACTCGCGACGACATGACCCCCATGGCGACCGGCGCCAGTTCGTGCTCGAGAGCAAGAGTCTCCTTCACTGGAAACTGGCCGGCTACGTTCCGTATCCGGACGACGATCCGGTCTTCCTGCACGAGGGGAAGATCGCTCCCATCGGTGACGGCGTGATCGAGATGGTCATGCGGACGGCCACGATGGACCGCGAGCGGCCGCTCGATCCCCCTCTGGCCTACTCGACTCGCAGCGAGGACGGGGGGCGGACGTGGTCGACGGCGCAGCCCGAGCCCGAACTGCCCAATCACCGGGCCAAGAGTTTCTTCGGCCGGGACTCCTCCGGCCGCCACATCTACGTCTACGGGGACAGTGCGTTCCGGCGCGGCCTCTACTACAAGACGCGGGCGCCCGGCGGCGACTGGTCGCCTCAGCGCACGTTCTACGACGGCGGCAACCTCAACAGCTATCCCACGCTGCTCGAGGAGCCGTCCGCGGACGAATCGGGCGGATGGCTCGCGGTCTGGGACAGCTCCGACAGCCCCGACCGGCGCCGCACCGCGATCCGCTTCGGGCGGCTCGCCGTGGAGTGA